From a single Adhaeribacter swui genomic region:
- a CDS encoding YigZ family protein: MSQYLTIAAPSTGLYKEKNSKFLAFAYPVNSEAEIKEILNNLKKEYFDARHYCYAYRLAADGSVYRANDDGEPNHSAGDPILGQLKSVNLTYVLVVVVRYFGGTKLGVSGLIQAYKTAAQEALAAATIVQKTEQSQLTLHFSYEQLSDVMNLVKEAALKIIDQDFAENCTLTVQVAKTEESLLRARLQKLRKVEVRTEQP, from the coding sequence ATGAGTCAGTACCTTACCATAGCGGCTCCCAGCACCGGGTTGTACAAAGAAAAAAACAGCAAGTTTCTGGCTTTTGCTTACCCGGTAAATTCGGAAGCCGAGATTAAAGAAATTTTAAATAATTTAAAAAAGGAGTATTTCGATGCGCGCCATTATTGTTATGCCTACCGCTTAGCCGCCGACGGCAGCGTTTACCGGGCCAACGACGATGGCGAACCTAACCACTCGGCCGGCGATCCTATTTTGGGGCAGCTAAAATCGGTGAACTTAACTTATGTGTTGGTAGTGGTGGTTCGTTATTTTGGCGGTACCAAGCTAGGTGTAAGCGGTTTAATTCAGGCGTATAAAACGGCGGCACAGGAAGCTTTGGCGGCCGCCACCATTGTGCAAAAAACAGAACAAAGCCAGTTAACGTTACACTTTAGCTACGAGCAATTAAGCGATGTAATGAATCTGGTAAAAGAAGCCGCCTTAAAAATTATAGATCAGGATTTTGCCGAAAATTGTACCTTAACCGTTCAGGTTGCTAAAACCGAAGAATCTTTGCTCCGAGCCCGGTTGCAGAAATTAAGAAAAGTAGAAGTCCGTACGGAACAGCCTTAA
- a CDS encoding 2OG-Fe(II) oxygenase family protein → MKYRIDNQDVQMEVNGARSFGEDAVLFLEDDNLIAHTTWKKQGFSLIPLLKPVEFAALNAGLQSYLTHIIGKYASNLPPDFTIEKYHTLIAGNQALHLAITNEAKQVDYQNFPVPIQTLIERIEQEVKIPLTVLNPNTQEYHFSYRIVRPGLSDFNPLHRDAWHPELKHCLNLYLPVVGSNELSSLGLIPGSHFWPEKTVERTLVGAVMNGSQYTVPGLTATSNALQLMRPNPINHQALLFTPYLIHGGAANLNPDTTRVSVEIRFWRRAD, encoded by the coding sequence ATGAAATACCGGATTGATAATCAGGATGTACAAATGGAAGTAAACGGCGCGCGTTCCTTTGGAGAAGATGCCGTACTTTTTTTAGAAGATGATAATTTAATTGCGCATACTACCTGGAAAAAACAAGGATTTAGTTTAATTCCGCTATTAAAGCCAGTGGAGTTCGCCGCTTTGAATGCTGGTTTGCAAAGCTATTTAACGCATATAATTGGTAAATACGCCAGCAACTTGCCGCCTGATTTCACCATCGAAAAATACCACACGCTCATTGCCGGAAACCAAGCCTTGCACCTGGCCATAACCAACGAAGCAAAGCAAGTCGATTACCAGAACTTTCCCGTTCCCATTCAAACATTAATCGAACGGATTGAGCAGGAAGTTAAAATTCCATTAACAGTTTTAAACCCAAACACCCAGGAATATCATTTTAGTTACCGCATTGTGCGCCCCGGATTGTCGGATTTTAACCCTTTGCACCGCGATGCCTGGCACCCCGAACTGAAACATTGTTTAAATTTATATTTGCCGGTAGTAGGCAGTAACGAGCTATCGTCTTTAGGTTTAATTCCAGGAAGTCATTTCTGGCCCGAAAAAACGGTAGAACGCACGCTGGTCGGCGCGGTGATGAATGGCAGCCAATACACGGTGCCGGGCCTTACCGCCACCAGCAACGCGTTACAGCTTATGCGGCCTAACCCCATAAACCACCAGGCCTTGCTTTTTACACCGTATTTAATTCATGGGGGCGCAGCTAATTTAAACCCAGATACAACGCGGGTGTCCGTCGAAATTCGTTTTTGGCGACGGGCAGATTAG
- a CDS encoding LIC_10190 family membrane protein, with translation MLATLLIWFYIAFITFTYGVLWFRLLAKAGYLTREAQVPIEVVLVAGSGVLSVILGILHLCLPVAITLHVFILAGSFVILWFWKNSLRWFWQPLKISGGYNKLYSGILFLLAILVLMHAAQPVINPDTGLYHAQTIQWFSKYRIVPGLGNLYGPLALNSHAHLLMSFFNFWFFSAKVFNQTWVSFIFLLYCSYALRQGFIFLKSKPGYAVYYFGSLFWGLVFFRDWISSPTPDTAVMFFFFFLFGVLLSFNNKELGWEVAFLFFLLPVLLTFKLSAVYGGIIGVVWLIILKKTVPVEWVKLLIGQGLLVLIPYCLRNVILTGHLFYPVMGLDLFHLDWAVPENWINSYQEGISAYSRAPVANWSFYQNKSFMQWVPVWWEQQNRPDKLFSIILMLLLPVMIWQFFKNYKQKRNHELTALWLSAFLASLAWFYTAPAFRFGYGYLVPTLLLGILLLVRNKITYQVSLCMGLLMGLYGINGIYKQIARQNFSVFWPADYPIPVTEVKQINNTAIHVAPGIGRCWSLLPCTVPEWEPNLEMRGPTVEEGFRRKID, from the coding sequence ATGCTGGCAACATTACTTATTTGGTTTTACATCGCGTTTATCACTTTTACTTACGGCGTACTCTGGTTTAGGCTGCTGGCAAAAGCGGGCTACCTAACCCGAGAAGCACAGGTGCCCATCGAGGTTGTATTGGTAGCGGGGAGCGGCGTACTTTCGGTAATTTTAGGTATTCTGCATTTATGCCTGCCGGTAGCCATTACGTTACACGTTTTCATTCTGGCGGGTAGTTTCGTAATACTTTGGTTCTGGAAAAACAGCCTGCGGTGGTTTTGGCAACCGCTTAAAATTAGTGGCGGTTATAATAAGCTTTATTCCGGTATCTTGTTTTTGCTGGCTATCCTGGTTTTAATGCACGCGGCCCAACCGGTTATTAATCCGGATACCGGCTTGTACCATGCCCAAACCATTCAATGGTTTAGTAAATACCGGATTGTGCCGGGTTTAGGAAACTTATACGGGCCGTTGGCTTTGAATTCGCACGCGCATTTGTTAATGAGTTTTTTTAATTTTTGGTTTTTTAGCGCCAAAGTTTTTAATCAAACCTGGGTAAGTTTTATCTTTTTGCTTTACTGTTCGTACGCTTTGCGCCAGGGGTTTATTTTTTTAAAATCGAAACCTGGTTATGCTGTTTATTATTTTGGTTCGCTGTTCTGGGGTTTGGTTTTTTTCCGGGATTGGATTTCGTCGCCAACGCCGGATACCGCAGTAATGTTCTTTTTCTTTTTTCTATTTGGCGTACTTCTGAGCTTCAATAACAAGGAATTAGGGTGGGAAGTAGCTTTTTTATTTTTCTTGCTGCCGGTGCTCCTCACTTTTAAACTTTCGGCCGTTTACGGGGGCATTATCGGCGTGGTCTGGCTTATAATTTTAAAAAAAACAGTTCCTGTGGAGTGGGTAAAACTTTTAATAGGGCAAGGTTTACTGGTATTGATTCCTTATTGCCTCCGGAACGTCATTTTAACCGGGCATTTATTTTATCCGGTAATGGGGCTTGATTTATTTCACCTGGATTGGGCCGTGCCAGAAAACTGGATTAACAGCTACCAGGAGGGAATTTCGGCTTACTCCCGCGCCCCGGTGGCTAATTGGAGTTTTTACCAAAATAAGTCTTTCATGCAATGGGTACCCGTTTGGTGGGAACAACAAAATAGACCGGATAAGTTATTTTCCATTATCTTGATGTTATTGTTGCCCGTAATGATCTGGCAATTTTTTAAAAATTATAAGCAAAAAAGAAACCATGAGTTAACTGCTTTATGGTTGAGCGCTTTTCTGGCCAGTTTAGCCTGGTTCTATACGGCGCCGGCATTCCGGTTTGGCTACGGTTATTTAGTACCCACTTTACTTTTAGGCATACTGCTGTTAGTCCGGAATAAAATTACGTATCAGGTTAGTCTTTGTATGGGTTTATTGATGGGTTTGTACGGCATCAATGGCATTTACAAACAAATTGCCCGACAAAATTTTTCGGTGTTCTGGCCCGCCGATTATCCTATTCCAGTTACGGAAGTTAAGCAAATAAATAATACGGCTATACACGTGGCACCCGGTATTGGCAGATGCTGGAGTTTATTGCCCTGCACGGTTCCTGAATGGGAACCCAACTTAGAAATGCGCGGCCCAACCGTAGAAGAAGGCTTTCGAAGAAAGATTGATTAG
- a CDS encoding DegT/DnrJ/EryC1/StrS family aminotransferase, translating to MYVPFLSFSWQNAQIQEAFKEKSTCFFESEKYILGPEVAAFEQAYAAFNQTNYCIGVANGLDALIISLEIAGVQPGDEVIVPANTYIASWLAVSQVGAVPVPVEPDVFTYNLDPTEIEAALTNKTRAIMPVHLYGQPCNMSAIMAIAQKYDLAVVEDNAQAHGAHWSGQLTGSFGKANATSFYPTKNLGAFGDAGAITTNSPEFNYKARLRRNYGSEVKNVNTIIGHNSRLDELQAAYLNLKLPFLPSWNQARRQLAASYFTYLKEVPEIILPAVLPEAEPVYHLFVIRTEQRDALQQYLQSHHVETAIHYPIPPHLQNAYAHLGFAMGAFPITEKLAQTCLSLPIWPGMTQDMVYCVCDHIQTFFANQK from the coding sequence ATGTACGTACCCTTTTTATCTTTTTCCTGGCAAAACGCGCAAATACAAGAAGCATTTAAAGAAAAAAGCACCTGTTTTTTCGAATCCGAAAAGTATATTCTTGGCCCGGAAGTAGCGGCCTTCGAACAAGCTTACGCGGCGTTTAATCAAACGAACTACTGTATTGGTGTAGCCAATGGTCTGGATGCTTTAATTATTAGCTTGGAAATAGCTGGGGTACAGCCGGGCGATGAAGTAATCGTACCCGCCAACACGTACATTGCCAGTTGGTTAGCCGTGTCGCAGGTGGGCGCCGTACCCGTACCCGTTGAACCCGATGTATTTACGTATAATCTGGACCCAACTGAAATTGAAGCAGCGCTAACCAATAAAACCCGGGCTATAATGCCGGTGCATTTATACGGCCAACCGTGTAACATGTCGGCCATAATGGCGATAGCCCAGAAATACGATTTAGCGGTGGTGGAAGATAATGCCCAGGCGCACGGCGCCCATTGGTCGGGGCAATTAACCGGTAGTTTCGGCAAAGCAAACGCCACCAGTTTTTACCCAACTAAAAATCTAGGGGCTTTCGGCGACGCTGGTGCCATTACTACCAATAGTCCGGAATTTAATTATAAGGCTCGATTACGGCGCAATTACGGTTCTGAAGTTAAAAATGTAAATACTATTATCGGCCACAATTCGCGGCTAGATGAGTTGCAGGCAGCTTACCTGAACCTGAAACTGCCGTTTTTACCATCCTGGAACCAAGCTCGCCGGCAACTGGCTGCTTCTTATTTTACTTACTTAAAAGAGGTTCCTGAAATTATTTTACCCGCTGTTTTGCCCGAAGCCGAGCCGGTCTACCACTTGTTTGTAATCCGGACCGAGCAACGCGATGCTTTGCAGCAGTATTTACAATCGCACCACGTAGAAACGGCCATTCATTACCCAATACCGCCGCATTTACAAAATGCTTATGCGCATTTAGGATTTGCCATGGGCGCTTTCCCGATTACCGAAAAACTAGCGCAAACCTGCTTAAGTTTACCCATCTGGCCCGGCATGACCCAAGACATGGTTTATTGCGTTTGTGATCACATTCAAACCTTCTTTGCCAATCAGAAATAA
- the dtd gene encoding D-aminoacyl-tRNA deacylase, with amino-acid sequence MRFVIQRVSEASVKIEGNIAGQIGAGLLVMAGITADDTTDDITWVSKKTVQMRIFGDDEGKMNRSVTDINGGILLISQFTLMASTKKGNRPSFIEAAPPPIAIPLYEQLIKQLEADLGRKIQTGQFGADMKVALTNDGPVTIILDSKNRC; translated from the coding sequence ATGCGTTTCGTAATTCAACGGGTAAGTGAGGCCAGCGTTAAAATAGAAGGGAATATAGCGGGGCAAATTGGTGCCGGCTTGCTGGTTATGGCCGGTATTACCGCCGATGACACCACCGATGATATAACCTGGGTGAGTAAAAAAACGGTGCAGATGCGCATTTTCGGCGACGACGAAGGAAAAATGAACCGGAGCGTAACGGATATAAACGGCGGTATCTTGCTGATTAGCCAATTTACCTTAATGGCCAGCACCAAAAAAGGCAACCGTCCCTCGTTTATCGAAGCCGCTCCCCCTCCTATTGCCATTCCCCTGTACGAACAGTTAATTAAACAACTGGAAGCAGACCTGGGCCGGAAAATTCAAACCGGCCAGTTCGGTGCCGACATGAAAGTTGCCCTCACAAACGACGGCCCCGTTACCATTATCCTGGATTCTAAAAACCGATGTTAA
- the corA gene encoding magnesium/cobalt transporter CorA has protein sequence MKVFRSFSKSKALKENTFAKKVGQRPGYLYVPDDALQPRLFLISFDEENFQEKEYTDYDQLLHYFQAHSHQQHWIDVRGYGNIALLEKIMADFAIHPLQMEDVISDYQRPKMDTEGKNLFFISRMILFLPNHCLDDDQISIFTGRNYIITFQSDYEDCLDVLRARIRSGRGVIRKRPVHYMAYAIMDVTIDNYFPVLSQVGEYLEDLEDALFQQPHKKQLNDILNMKRELLKVRRIAWSERDKLNEILRSDNQTIPDEIKIYFKDVYDHIVQVLDIVENYRELMGNLTELYLANVSNRMNEIMKVLTIISSIFIPLSFVAGVYGMNFSRENPDGSINYLNMPELYHPYGYVILLGIMFLILVGQLYFFYRKGWLRSF, from the coding sequence ATGAAAGTTTTCCGTTCGTTTTCAAAATCCAAAGCTTTAAAAGAAAATACCTTTGCCAAAAAAGTAGGTCAAAGGCCCGGCTACCTGTATGTACCCGATGATGCGCTGCAACCCCGTTTGTTTTTAATTTCTTTTGATGAAGAGAATTTTCAGGAAAAGGAATACACCGATTACGACCAACTACTGCATTATTTCCAGGCGCACTCCCATCAACAGCATTGGATTGATGTCCGGGGTTATGGCAATATTGCCTTACTGGAAAAAATAATGGCCGACTTTGCCATCCATCCTTTGCAAATGGAAGATGTAATCAGCGATTACCAACGACCCAAGATGGACACCGAAGGGAAAAACTTATTCTTTATTTCCCGCATGATCTTATTCCTGCCCAACCATTGCCTCGACGATGATCAGATTTCCATTTTTACGGGAAGAAATTATATTATTACTTTCCAGAGCGATTACGAAGATTGCCTGGATGTTTTACGCGCCCGCATCCGGTCAGGCCGGGGCGTTATTCGCAAACGTCCAGTGCATTACATGGCTTACGCCATCATGGATGTTACCATCGATAATTATTTTCCGGTGTTATCGCAAGTGGGCGAATACCTCGAAGACCTGGAAGATGCCCTGTTTCAGCAGCCGCACAAAAAGCAGTTGAATGATATTTTAAACATGAAGCGGGAGCTGTTAAAAGTTCGCCGGATAGCCTGGTCGGAGCGCGACAAACTCAACGAAATTTTACGCAGCGACAACCAAACCATTCCGGACGAAATAAAAATCTACTTTAAAGATGTGTACGACCATATTGTGCAAGTGCTGGATATTGTGGAGAATTACCGCGAGTTAATGGGCAATTTAACGGAATTATACCTCGCAAATGTGAGCAACCGCATGAACGAAATCATGAAAGTGCTAACCATTATTTCCAGTATTTTTATTCCATTAAGTTTTGTGGCCGGGGTTTACGGCATGAACTTCTCCCGCGAAAATCCGGATGGTAGCATTAATTACCTGAATATGCCGGAGTTGTACCACCCTTACGGCTACGTTATTTTGTTAGGAATTATGTTTTTGATATTGGTTGGGCAGTTATATTTTTTCTACCGGAAAGGCTGGCTGCGGTCTTTTTAA
- a CDS encoding glycosyltransferase family 2 protein yields the protein MTYPSVTVICLCYNHEQFLVEALDSVLAQTYPNLEIIVADDASTDQSVAIILNYCQRYPQIKFVRNTQNVGNCTAFNLALKQATGTYIIDFATDDVMLPERITEQVTCFEKLSPEYGVIYSDAELIDEDSQHIRNFYRRNQAGALKPKAVSGEIYADVLARYFICTPTLMFRKVVLDRLNGYDSSLAYEDYDFLVRAAREYKFYFQDKILTKRRKHSQSLSAGWYKVGDKQLLSTIQVCYKALKLNRTEQDKQALIQRVEWETQQAFFTQNYPEAEALLALLKQVKPFSLKNKFFKILINYRVNLSFIHRFYYWLVHRQP from the coding sequence ATGACCTATCCTTCAGTAACTGTTATTTGTTTATGTTATAACCACGAACAGTTTTTGGTGGAAGCACTGGATTCGGTTTTGGCGCAAACCTACCCCAACCTCGAGATTATTGTGGCGGATGATGCCAGTACCGACCAAAGTGTAGCTATTATTTTAAATTACTGCCAGCGCTACCCCCAGATAAAGTTTGTCCGGAATACGCAGAATGTAGGCAACTGCACAGCTTTTAACCTGGCCCTAAAACAAGCTACCGGAACATATATCATTGATTTTGCCACCGACGATGTTATGCTGCCCGAAAGAATAACGGAACAGGTAACTTGTTTTGAAAAATTAAGTCCGGAGTACGGGGTTATTTACAGCGATGCCGAATTGATCGATGAAGACTCGCAGCATATCCGTAATTTTTACCGTCGCAACCAAGCTGGTGCGTTAAAGCCCAAAGCCGTAAGCGGAGAGATTTACGCTGATGTATTGGCGCGTTATTTTATTTGTACGCCAACGTTAATGTTCCGGAAAGTAGTTCTGGATAGATTAAATGGTTACGACTCCAGCCTGGCTTACGAAGATTATGATTTTTTAGTACGGGCGGCCCGCGAGTACAAATTTTACTTCCAGGATAAAATACTTACTAAACGCCGAAAACATTCGCAATCCCTTTCGGCTGGTTGGTATAAAGTAGGAGATAAGCAATTATTATCTACCATCCAGGTTTGCTACAAAGCTTTAAAGCTAAACCGCACCGAACAAGATAAACAAGCCTTAATTCAACGCGTAGAATGGGAAACTCAGCAAGCTTTTTTTACTCAGAATTATCCCGAAGCCGAAGCTTTACTGGCGCTTTTAAAACAAGTAAAACCATTTTCGCTAAAAAATAAATTTTTTAAAATTTTAATTAATTACCGGGTCAACTTAAGCTTTATCCATCGGTTTTACTATTGGTTAGTGCACCGCCAGCCTTAA
- a CDS encoding sugar 3,4-ketoisomerase, whose amino-acid sequence MLEPLIGGPEPALFAADFTGDAHRGYIVSTQRAANLPFAIRRVFWSFGIPEDQLKGDHAHRLDRKILVALQGQITIETETDQIKQFRLNSPFQALYVPALCWIKLRYSPGSILLALSSTDFVEQDYIYNYDEFKQLRQSTNQ is encoded by the coding sequence ATGTTGGAACCACTAATTGGGGGGCCGGAGCCGGCTCTTTTTGCTGCTGATTTTACGGGTGATGCGCACCGGGGTTATATTGTATCTACGCAACGAGCCGCCAATTTGCCGTTTGCGATCCGGCGGGTTTTTTGGTCGTTTGGCATACCTGAAGATCAGCTAAAAGGCGACCACGCGCATCGGCTGGACCGCAAAATATTGGTGGCTTTACAGGGCCAGATTACCATTGAAACCGAAACCGATCAAATAAAACAATTTAGATTAAACTCGCCGTTTCAGGCGCTCTACGTACCGGCTCTGTGCTGGATTAAACTGCGGTATTCGCCGGGAAGTATTTTGTTGGCCTTATCGTCCACGGATTTTGTGGAACAGGATTATATTTATAACTACGACGAATTTAAGCAACTGCGTCAATCAACGAACCAATAA
- a CDS encoding MATE family efflux transporter, protein MFSFLKNSLLGVFSVGARLVSSFFLNKMVALYFGPAGIAQLAHFQNLLTFFTLVPNDGVSRGVIKYLAGSNKDSFTFRSYFRSGFYLTLLVFLVTAGLLFAARSYLLTYFPPQLSWFVLFLGGALLLVLQSFFNAVLMARHKNGLLVLVNTLVAVGVISYVALATVKLPISDFLNGYLLVMGVLGIVALPFSLQGLPKIKLFTPRISTTAWGHLCKFILMATSVLLFSKGLEYYIRDYLFRHYSVEQTGLWQGVVRVSDSYTALYTAVLAYAFYPKVAVMLPDAQKLKNFVQQAFKLLVPVIILGLTFIYLTQDYLFTWLLSSRFKAAQEFLPYQLAGDFCKLLSWLLANILVAQANFKIIFVFEAVSALFYLGSFYFFTDKHGLVGTTMAHCGHYGLFLALNLFYFRKLFTA, encoded by the coding sequence ATGTTTTCATTTTTAAAAAATTCTCTTTTGGGTGTGTTTTCGGTGGGGGCCCGGCTGGTAAGCAGTTTCTTTTTAAACAAAATGGTGGCACTTTACTTCGGACCGGCAGGTATTGCGCAATTGGCTCACTTTCAAAATTTACTTACCTTTTTCACGCTAGTTCCGAATGATGGCGTCAGCCGCGGCGTGATTAAATACCTGGCGGGGAGTAATAAAGACTCCTTTACTTTTCGCTCTTATTTTAGATCGGGTTTTTATTTAACGCTGCTTGTGTTTTTAGTAACAGCCGGATTGCTCTTTGCGGCTCGTTCGTACCTTTTAACTTACTTTCCGCCGCAGCTTAGCTGGTTCGTTCTTTTTTTAGGGGGCGCGTTGTTGCTGGTACTGCAAAGCTTTTTTAATGCGGTACTTATGGCTCGGCATAAAAACGGGCTGCTGGTTTTAGTAAATACCCTGGTAGCTGTGGGAGTAATTAGTTATGTAGCGCTGGCCACTGTAAAATTGCCGATCAGTGATTTTTTAAACGGTTATTTGTTGGTTATGGGAGTATTGGGAATTGTGGCGTTGCCGTTTAGTTTACAAGGTTTGCCTAAAATCAAGCTGTTTACGCCGCGCATTTCTACCACCGCCTGGGGGCATTTATGTAAATTTATTTTAATGGCCACGAGTGTTTTGCTGTTTTCTAAAGGCTTGGAATACTACATCCGCGATTATCTGTTCCGGCATTATTCCGTAGAGCAAACCGGTTTATGGCAGGGGGTAGTACGGGTTTCGGATAGTTACACGGCGCTGTACACGGCGGTTCTGGCTTATGCTTTTTACCCGAAAGTAGCCGTTATGCTCCCGGATGCTCAAAAATTAAAAAACTTTGTGCAACAAGCTTTTAAACTGCTGGTTCCGGTTATTATCCTGGGTTTGACTTTCATTTATCTTACTCAAGATTATTTGTTTACCTGGCTTTTGAGCAGCCGTTTTAAAGCGGCCCAAGAGTTTTTACCTTATCAACTAGCCGGCGATTTTTGCAAACTGCTTTCGTGGTTGCTCGCTAACATTTTGGTGGCGCAGGCTAACTTTAAAATTATATTCGTGTTCGAGGCCGTGAGCGCTTTATTTTACCTGGGTAGTTTTTACTTTTTCACGGATAAACATGGCTTAGTGGGTACTACCATGGCGCATTGCGGGCATTACGGGCTGTTTTTAGCGTTAAACCTGTTTTATTTCCGAAAACTGTTTACCGCATGA